A section of the Bacillus pumilus genome encodes:
- the gltB gene encoding glutamate synthase large subunit, with the protein MTYNQLPQPQGLYRPEFEHDACGIGLYAHLKGEATHSIVKKGLQMLCQLDHRGGQGSDPYTGDGAGLMVQLPDAFFRRSCKDFALPEKGRYGVGMVFFSKEDDEKTRQAIEQKINGFIKQEGQTLIGWRTVPVDAGKIGTVAAKSCPVVRQVFIGANDKITDRLSFERKLYVIRKQAENWGTEEEKQFYFVSLSSQTIVYKGLLTSDQVDAFYLDLQDETFVSAFSLVHSRFSTNTFPTWERAHPNRYLIHNGEINTLRGNINWMRAREQQFVSEAFGDDLDKILPVLNADGSDSSILDNAFEFFVLAGRTPAHTAMMLIPEPWTENTHMSKEKRAFYEYHSSLMEPWDGPTAISFTDGKQIGAILDRNGLRPARYYVTNDDHIIFSSEVGVIDTNEEDVKYKDRLEPGKMLLIDLEEGRIISDEEVKSTIANELPYQKWLDEEMVHVNRSEENSENSSIMDDLLTRQRAFHYTYEDIQKYLIPLLEEGKDPIGSMGSDTPLAVLSDRAQSLFSYFKQLFAQVTNPPIDAIREQLVTSTMTWLGAEGDILHPNEYSCRRIKLYTPVLTSGQFNGLKTIVHNAFKSKTIHTLFTDDLKRGLDAMFEEAEKAIREGVSLLILSDRDMTEQKVPIPPLLALSALHQHLVRQGLRTKVSLIVESGEVREVHHFAALIGYGADAIHPYLVYETYKQLIAEEAISFSFDEAVTKFGKSVTEGVVKVMSKVGISTVQSYRGAQIFEAVGISEDVIQAYFTGTASQLGGIDLETIAHEAKLRHEAGYQAATDQTLESGSDFQWRKNGEHHAFNPKTIHTLQWACRNEDYDLFKQYTKAADEERIGFLRNLFAFQPKQKPVRLEDVESAESIVRRFKTGAMSFGSLSKEAHEALAIAMNRIGGKSNSGEGGEDPARFTVDEHGDDRRSAIKQIASGRFGVKSHYLVNADELQIKMAQGAKPGEGGQLPGNKVYPWVADVRGSTPGVGLISPPPHHDIYSIEDLAQLIHDLKNANRDARISVKLVSKAGVGTIAAGVAKGTADVIVISGYDGGTGASPKTSIKHTGLPWELGLAEAHQTLVLNGLRERVVLETDGKLMTGRDVVMAAILGAEEYGFATAPLVVLGCVMMRACHLDTCPVGVATQNPELRKKFMGNPDHIVNFMMFIAEEVREIIAELGFTSMDELIGRTDVLGVSERAKAHWKAGQLDLETLLYQPEGARTFRTPQNHKIDESLDMNEILPYVQEALNHQTPVDLSLNIRNINRVAGTITGSEVSKRYGEEGLPEDTITLRFTGSAGQSFGAFVPKGMSLYLTGDSNDYIGKGLSGGKIAVKTSDHFVQNGHENVIVGNVAFYGATSGKAFINGRAGERFAVRNSGVHVVVEGIGDHGCEYMTGGRVVILGDVGKNFGAGMSGGVAYVHTSDAKQFKRMCNMEMIMFEKLTDRDEEQEVKQLIQEHLHYTNSAKASALLENWAQEKDQFIKVIPRNYKMMLQSIEEQKQAGLSHEEAVMFAFEANTKPKNQETVNGQKAALAH; encoded by the coding sequence ATGACTTATAATCAACTACCACAACCACAAGGTCTCTACCGTCCTGAATTTGAACATGATGCATGTGGGATCGGACTGTACGCTCATTTAAAAGGGGAAGCGACACACAGCATCGTCAAAAAGGGATTACAAATGCTATGCCAGCTTGATCACCGCGGCGGGCAAGGCAGTGATCCGTATACAGGTGATGGTGCCGGTTTAATGGTACAACTGCCAGACGCTTTCTTTAGAAGAAGCTGCAAAGACTTTGCACTTCCTGAAAAGGGCCGTTACGGGGTAGGAATGGTCTTCTTTTCAAAAGAGGATGACGAGAAAACGCGTCAAGCCATCGAACAGAAAATCAACGGGTTCATTAAGCAAGAAGGTCAAACATTGATTGGCTGGAGAACCGTTCCTGTTGATGCTGGGAAAATTGGTACTGTCGCAGCGAAGAGCTGTCCGGTTGTGAGGCAAGTCTTTATCGGGGCAAACGACAAGATCACAGATCGTTTGTCATTTGAAAGAAAATTATATGTCATTCGTAAGCAGGCTGAGAACTGGGGAACAGAAGAGGAAAAGCAATTTTACTTTGTCAGCTTGTCGAGTCAAACCATTGTATACAAGGGGCTTTTAACATCAGATCAAGTCGATGCTTTTTATCTTGATCTTCAGGATGAAACATTTGTTTCTGCATTTTCACTTGTTCATTCACGATTTAGTACAAATACATTTCCTACATGGGAAAGAGCCCATCCAAACCGTTACTTGATTCACAACGGTGAAATTAACACATTAAGAGGAAACATCAATTGGATGAGAGCAAGAGAACAACAATTCGTATCTGAAGCTTTCGGAGACGATTTAGACAAGATTTTGCCAGTGCTGAATGCAGACGGAAGTGATTCATCCATTCTAGACAATGCCTTTGAATTCTTTGTGCTTGCAGGACGTACACCTGCTCATACAGCCATGATGCTGATTCCAGAACCATGGACTGAAAACACGCACATGTCGAAAGAGAAACGGGCATTTTATGAATACCATAGTTCTCTTATGGAGCCGTGGGATGGGCCAACAGCCATTTCCTTTACTGATGGTAAACAAATTGGAGCCATCTTAGACCGAAACGGATTAAGACCGGCAAGATACTATGTCACAAATGATGATCATATTATTTTCTCTTCTGAGGTCGGTGTGATCGACACAAATGAAGAGGATGTGAAGTATAAAGATCGTCTTGAGCCAGGTAAAATGCTACTAATTGACTTAGAAGAAGGACGAATTATTTCTGACGAAGAAGTGAAATCGACGATTGCGAATGAACTTCCTTATCAAAAATGGCTTGATGAAGAAATGGTGCACGTCAATCGCTCGGAAGAAAATTCAGAAAATTCTAGTATAATGGATGATTTATTGACGCGCCAGCGTGCGTTCCATTATACGTATGAGGACATTCAAAAGTATTTAATTCCTTTACTAGAAGAAGGCAAGGACCCAATTGGTTCAATGGGAAGCGACACACCACTTGCTGTGTTATCTGATCGTGCGCAGTCTCTGTTTTCTTATTTCAAGCAGTTGTTTGCACAAGTGACGAACCCGCCGATTGATGCCATTCGTGAGCAGCTTGTGACATCTACGATGACGTGGCTAGGTGCTGAAGGAGATATTTTACATCCGAATGAATATTCATGCCGGCGAATTAAATTGTATACACCCGTCTTAACAAGCGGGCAGTTTAACGGTTTGAAAACAATTGTTCATAATGCCTTTAAAAGCAAAACGATTCATACTCTTTTCACCGATGATTTAAAGCGCGGGCTGGATGCGATGTTTGAAGAGGCAGAAAAAGCGATTCGTGAAGGTGTATCTTTATTAATCCTTTCAGATCGTGACATGACAGAACAAAAGGTGCCAATCCCACCACTACTAGCGCTAAGTGCACTGCATCAACATCTTGTGCGTCAAGGCTTACGGACAAAGGTGAGTCTGATCGTTGAATCTGGAGAAGTGAGAGAGGTCCATCATTTTGCCGCACTGATTGGCTACGGTGCAGATGCCATTCATCCTTATCTTGTTTATGAAACGTACAAACAGTTGATTGCAGAAGAAGCCATCTCATTCAGCTTTGATGAAGCAGTCACAAAGTTTGGGAAAAGCGTAACCGAAGGTGTCGTCAAAGTCATGTCTAAAGTGGGAATCTCCACTGTGCAAAGCTACAGAGGAGCGCAAATCTTTGAAGCCGTCGGCATTAGTGAAGACGTCATTCAGGCGTATTTCACGGGAACCGCTTCTCAGCTTGGCGGGATTGACCTTGAGACCATTGCACATGAAGCAAAACTCCGTCATGAAGCAGGGTATCAGGCAGCGACTGACCAAACACTCGAATCAGGCAGTGATTTCCAGTGGAGAAAAAATGGTGAGCACCATGCCTTTAATCCAAAAACGATTCATACGCTTCAGTGGGCATGCCGCAATGAAGATTACGATCTATTTAAGCAATATACAAAGGCTGCGGATGAAGAAAGAATCGGCTTCCTTCGAAATTTATTTGCTTTTCAGCCAAAGCAAAAACCAGTTCGTTTGGAAGATGTTGAATCTGCTGAATCCATCGTGCGCCGATTCAAGACAGGTGCCATGTCATTTGGGTCTTTAAGTAAAGAAGCGCACGAAGCGCTTGCCATTGCCATGAACCGAATTGGCGGTAAAAGTAACAGCGGAGAGGGCGGAGAAGACCCTGCTCGCTTTACAGTTGATGAGCACGGCGATGATCGCAGAAGTGCGATTAAACAAATTGCTTCTGGACGCTTTGGCGTGAAGAGTCATTATTTGGTCAATGCAGATGAATTGCAAATTAAAATGGCACAGGGAGCAAAACCTGGAGAAGGCGGACAGCTGCCAGGAAATAAAGTATACCCTTGGGTTGCTGATGTACGCGGATCTACACCAGGCGTTGGGTTGATTTCACCACCGCCGCATCATGATATTTATTCCATCGAGGATTTGGCGCAGCTGATCCATGATTTGAAAAACGCGAACCGTGATGCACGTATCAGCGTCAAGCTTGTGTCTAAAGCAGGTGTTGGTACGATTGCAGCAGGTGTTGCAAAAGGGACGGCGGATGTCATTGTCATCAGTGGATACGACGGCGGCACAGGAGCTTCCCCGAAAACGAGTATTAAACATACAGGACTTCCTTGGGAGCTCGGTTTGGCAGAAGCGCATCAAACCCTTGTGCTAAACGGCCTTCGCGAAAGAGTCGTTCTTGAAACGGACGGAAAGTTAATGACTGGCCGCGACGTTGTCATGGCTGCGATCTTAGGAGCAGAGGAATATGGCTTTGCAACAGCTCCACTTGTCGTATTGGGCTGCGTCATGATGAGAGCATGTCATTTAGATACTTGCCCAGTCGGTGTCGCTACACAGAATCCAGAGCTTCGTAAAAAATTCATGGGAAACCCTGACCACATTGTGAATTTCATGATGTTTATTGCAGAGGAAGTCAGAGAAATCATAGCAGAGCTTGGCTTTACATCAATGGATGAATTAATTGGACGCACGGATGTTCTAGGAGTTAGCGAACGAGCAAAAGCTCACTGGAAAGCAGGCCAGCTAGACCTTGAAACACTGCTTTATCAGCCAGAAGGAGCTCGTACATTCAGAACACCGCAAAATCATAAAATTGATGAATCACTGGATATGAATGAAATCCTCCCTTATGTACAGGAAGCGCTGAATCATCAAACACCGGTTGATCTATCATTGAATATTCGCAATATCAATCGTGTGGCAGGAACCATTACTGGAAGTGAAGTGTCTAAGCGCTACGGGGAAGAAGGCTTGCCAGAAGATACGATCACATTAAGGTTTACTGGTTCCGCAGGACAAAGCTTTGGCGCATTTGTACCAAAGGGCATGTCTCTCTATTTAACGGGTGATTCAAATGACTATATTGGCAAAGGACTCTCTGGAGGCAAAATTGCCGTCAAAACCTCTGATCACTTTGTACAAAATGGACATGAAAACGTCATTGTCGGAAACGTTGCATTCTACGGAGCGACAAGCGGAAAGGCCTTTATTAACGGACGTGCAGGTGAACGCTTTGCCGTTCGTAATTCAGGAGTGCATGTGGTTGTTGAAGGAATCGGTGATCACGGCTGTGAATACATGACAGGCGGACGTGTCGTCATTTTAGGAGACGTCGGAAAAAACTTCGGTGCAGGCATGTCTGGCGGCGTAGCTTACGTCCATACTTCCGATGCGAAACAATTCAAAAGAATGTGCAACATGGAAATGATCATGTTTGAAAAACTCACAGATCGTGATGAAGAGCAAGAAGTGAAACAGCTGATTCAAGAGCACCTTCACTATACAAACAGCGCAAAAGCTTCGGCACTTTTAGAAAACTGGGCGCAAGAAAAGGATCAATTCATTAAAGTGATTCCGAGAAATTACAAAATGATGCTTCAAAGTATTGAAGAACAAAAACAAGCGGGCCTTAGTCATGAAGAAGCTGTCATGTTCGCCTTTGAAGCAAACACGAAACCGAAAAATCAAGAAACGGTAAACGGGCAAAAAGCAGCCCTCGCTCATTAA
- the nirB gene encoding nitrite reductase large subunit NirB, producing MKERLVLVGNGMAGIRSIENILKMDSERFEMTVFGSEPHPNYNRILLSKVLQGDTMVEDITLNDWNWYEAHDIQLFTNETIVKVDTENQTVTSDQGRTVPYDRLILATGSLPFILPIPGSDKKGVTGFRTLQDTEEMVSASHKYKKAAVIGGGLLGLEAARGLLNLGMEVNVIHLCPHLMERQLDPTAGQLLQKALEEQGMNFLLGKKTTEILGDTRVEGLSFSDGSTLETDLVVMAVGIKPSKMLAEISGLEVNKGIIVNDFMETSVPGIYAVGECVEHRGQTYGLVAPLYDQANVLAGHICDMNPAPYKGSVMSTQLKVSGVDVFSAGDFIENDEKKAIKIFDDQKGIYQKLVFQQNRLVGAVMFGETSDGPRLFSYIRKGIDMSDKEKVSVLTSNDPAQESTIESMSNDHIVCGCNGVSKGQIVEAIQKEGLTTLQEVKQCTSASRSCGGCKPVVEEILWHTLGDGANRTAQKETICACTTLSRDEVIHEIKEKGLQHIKEVMSVLDWETEEGCSKCRPALNYYLGMLQPLEYKDERSSRYVNERLHANIQKDGTYSVVPRMYGGVTNANDLRKIADVVDKYEIPLVKMTGGQRIDLLGVKKEDLPKVWEDLDMPSGYAYGKSLRTVKTCVGEQFCRFGTQDSMALGIALEKKFEGLATPHKVKLAVSACPRNCAESGIKDLGIVGIEGGFELYAGGNGGTHLRAGDLLMKVSTAEEVEQVAAAYLQYYRETANYLERTSAWVERLGLDHIQSVLLDDEKREALIQRMDIALSTYDEPWQELRESQKATKQLFQKATASVSIN from the coding sequence ATGAAAGAAAGACTCGTATTAGTGGGGAACGGTATGGCTGGTATTCGGAGCATCGAAAACATTTTAAAAATGGACAGCGAACGATTTGAGATGACGGTATTTGGAAGCGAACCGCATCCTAACTATAACCGGATTCTTTTATCAAAGGTGCTTCAAGGAGATACGATGGTTGAAGATATTACACTAAACGATTGGAACTGGTATGAGGCGCATGATATTCAGCTTTTTACAAATGAAACCATTGTGAAGGTCGATACAGAAAACCAAACAGTCACCAGTGATCAAGGACGCACCGTGCCTTATGACCGGTTGATTTTAGCTACAGGCTCCCTACCGTTTATCCTGCCGATTCCAGGAAGTGATAAAAAAGGTGTGACGGGCTTTCGGACATTGCAAGATACAGAGGAAATGGTGAGTGCCTCTCACAAGTACAAAAAAGCAGCCGTCATTGGAGGCGGACTTCTTGGACTGGAAGCAGCACGCGGCCTACTTAACTTAGGCATGGAAGTGAATGTCATACACCTCTGTCCCCATTTAATGGAACGCCAGCTAGACCCTACTGCAGGTCAGCTTCTCCAAAAAGCATTAGAGGAACAGGGCATGAACTTCTTACTAGGAAAGAAGACAACTGAGATTTTAGGAGATACAAGAGTTGAAGGATTATCATTTTCAGATGGCTCAACACTTGAGACAGACCTCGTCGTCATGGCTGTAGGAATTAAACCAAGTAAAATGCTTGCAGAAATAAGTGGACTTGAAGTGAACAAAGGTATAATCGTGAATGATTTCATGGAAACAAGTGTACCAGGCATTTATGCCGTCGGAGAATGTGTAGAGCACAGGGGACAAACGTACGGTCTTGTTGCTCCTTTATATGACCAAGCGAATGTGCTTGCTGGGCATATATGTGACATGAACCCTGCCCCATACAAAGGATCTGTGATGTCAACACAGCTGAAAGTGTCAGGAGTTGACGTATTTTCCGCCGGTGATTTTATTGAAAACGATGAGAAAAAAGCGATCAAAATTTTTGATGATCAAAAAGGCATTTACCAAAAACTAGTCTTCCAGCAAAATCGATTAGTAGGTGCCGTCATGTTTGGAGAAACAAGTGATGGACCCCGCCTATTCTCGTACATTAGAAAAGGGATAGATATGTCGGATAAGGAAAAAGTGTCTGTTCTAACCTCAAATGATCCGGCGCAAGAAAGCACGATTGAAAGTATGTCAAACGACCATATCGTTTGCGGCTGTAACGGGGTCTCAAAGGGTCAGATTGTGGAAGCCATTCAAAAAGAGGGCTTAACAACGCTTCAGGAAGTCAAGCAATGTACAAGTGCCTCACGATCATGCGGAGGCTGTAAACCCGTAGTTGAAGAGATTCTTTGGCACACGCTGGGCGATGGTGCGAACCGAACAGCTCAAAAAGAAACCATTTGCGCTTGCACCACTCTTTCACGAGATGAAGTCATTCACGAAATCAAAGAGAAGGGCTTGCAGCATATCAAGGAAGTCATGAGCGTACTTGATTGGGAGACAGAAGAAGGCTGTTCAAAATGCCGACCTGCCCTGAACTACTATTTAGGCATGCTTCAACCTCTTGAGTACAAAGATGAAAGAAGCTCAAGATATGTAAATGAACGCTTACACGCCAATATTCAAAAAGATGGCACTTATTCGGTTGTTCCACGGATGTATGGTGGCGTCACAAATGCAAATGACTTGAGAAAAATAGCTGATGTCGTCGACAAATATGAAATACCGCTTGTGAAAATGACGGGTGGTCAGCGTATTGACCTTCTAGGTGTCAAAAAAGAAGATTTACCTAAAGTATGGGAGGACCTGGATATGCCTTCTGGTTATGCATATGGAAAATCTTTAAGAACGGTCAAAACGTGTGTTGGCGAACAATTTTGCCGGTTCGGCACACAGGACTCAATGGCGCTTGGTATTGCACTTGAAAAGAAATTCGAAGGTCTTGCGACACCGCATAAAGTCAAATTGGCTGTCTCTGCTTGCCCTAGAAACTGTGCAGAATCTGGCATTAAGGACCTTGGCATTGTGGGGATAGAGGGAGGATTCGAATTGTACGCTGGCGGTAATGGCGGCACGCATCTGCGTGCTGGAGATTTATTGATGAAGGTCAGTACAGCTGAAGAAGTAGAGCAAGTGGCAGCTGCATACCTTCAATATTACAGAGAAACGGCAAACTATTTAGAAAGAACCTCTGCTTGGGTAGAACGACTTGGATTAGATCATATCCAATCTGTACTTCTAGACGATGAAAAACGAGAAGCCTTGATCCAAAGAATGGACATCGCACTTTCCACGTATGATGAGCCTTGGCAGGAGCTTCGCGAGAGTCAAAAAGCGACGAAACAATTATTTCAAAAAGCAACGGCTTCTGTATCAATCAATTGA
- a CDS encoding DUF421 domain-containing protein produces MPFISILLELFIGFFALFFITKLLGKTQFAQITPFDFISALILGEMVGNAIFDPEVKIQHILFAVAVWGILIYTVEWFSQRFKGIRAFLEGRPTLVIDQGKIHYNRLKKNMLDLNQLQTLIRAKGHFALNEIEYAILETDGSVSVLPKMKYATATAEDVNVKGKEVKLPRTFIIDGEILKDDLQEAGFDETWLSEQLKRQHISSYRDVLFCEWIENEGIYAMKYEKSKKHS; encoded by the coding sequence GTGCCGTTTATTAGTATTTTGCTTGAGCTCTTTATCGGGTTTTTCGCTTTATTTTTTATTACAAAATTATTAGGAAAGACACAATTTGCACAAATCACGCCATTTGATTTTATTTCTGCACTCATTTTAGGCGAAATGGTCGGAAACGCTATATTTGACCCAGAAGTCAAAATTCAGCACATTTTATTTGCTGTTGCGGTATGGGGCATTCTCATCTACACAGTTGAATGGTTTTCACAGCGCTTTAAAGGGATCAGGGCCTTTTTAGAAGGAAGACCGACACTAGTCATTGATCAAGGTAAGATTCACTACAATCGCTTGAAGAAAAATATGCTTGATCTTAATCAGCTGCAGACATTAATTCGTGCGAAAGGTCATTTTGCCTTGAATGAAATTGAATATGCCATTTTGGAAACAGACGGCTCTGTCAGTGTTCTTCCGAAAATGAAATACGCAACAGCAACCGCAGAAGATGTGAATGTGAAGGGAAAAGAAGTCAAATTGCCTAGAACGTTTATTATTGATGGTGAAATTTTAAAAGATGATCTACAAGAAGCTGGCTTTGACGAAACATGGTTGAGTGAGCAATTAAAAAGGCAGCACATTTCCTCCTATCGAGACGTTCTATTTTGTGAATGGATTGAAAATGAAGGGATTTATGCGATGAAATATGAAAAGTCTAAAAAACACTCATAA
- a CDS encoding pectinesterase family protein gives MKYGKVWIVIALSLLLLNSASLQAAGHQNQTNRVLVVDQKGNGSFRTVQSAIDAIPANNQQRVTIYIKNGVYKEKILLPQNKPYVSLIGEDQDNTILTYNDTNASTGSTTNSSSTMIRANDFYAENITFQNTAGRYAGQAVALYVSGDRATFKQIRVLGYQDTLYATGTGRQYYENCYIEGTVDFIFGSATAVFKRAEIKSLGNGYITAASTTESQKYGYVLIDSTLQKGTAAAQSVYLGRPWRPHSAVTFLNTKMDHHIKAEGWHNWDNRDNERTARYKEYGSTGAGSNLTNRVKWSSILTKNEASQITVQAVLGGADGWNPEKR, from the coding sequence ATGAAGTATGGAAAGGTATGGATTGTGATCGCCTTGTCTTTATTGCTATTGAACTCTGCTTCACTTCAAGCAGCCGGACATCAGAATCAAACAAATCGCGTCCTTGTGGTCGATCAAAAGGGAAATGGCTCGTTTCGAACCGTTCAGTCTGCCATTGATGCGATTCCAGCAAATAATCAACAGCGCGTAACGATCTATATTAAAAATGGTGTGTATAAAGAGAAAATCCTGCTTCCGCAAAATAAACCTTACGTGTCCTTGATCGGGGAAGACCAAGACAATACGATTCTGACCTATAATGATACAAATGCAAGTACTGGCAGCACAACAAATAGTTCAAGCACAATGATTCGTGCGAACGACTTTTATGCGGAAAATATTACCTTTCAAAATACGGCGGGCAGATATGCTGGTCAGGCGGTTGCACTGTACGTTTCTGGTGACCGGGCTACGTTCAAACAAATACGTGTCTTAGGATATCAAGATACACTTTATGCAACGGGTACAGGCCGGCAATATTATGAAAACTGCTATATTGAAGGTACGGTCGATTTTATTTTTGGATCAGCTACAGCCGTGTTTAAAAGAGCTGAAATAAAAAGTCTTGGAAATGGGTATATTACTGCAGCATCCACAACAGAATCTCAAAAATATGGCTATGTATTAATTGATTCTACGCTGCAAAAGGGGACGGCTGCTGCTCAATCGGTTTATTTAGGACGTCCGTGGAGGCCTCATTCTGCTGTGACATTCCTCAATACAAAAATGGATCATCATATAAAGGCAGAGGGCTGGCATAACTGGGATAACCGCGATAACGAAAGAACAGCAAGATATAAAGAATACGGATCGACAGGGGCAGGAAGCAATTTGACAAACCGCGTAAAATGGTCCAGCATTTTAACGAAAAACGAAGCAAGTCAAATCACCGTGCAAGCTGTTCTTGGCGGAGCCGATGGCTGGAATCCAGAAAAAAGGTAA
- the gltD gene encoding glutamate synthase small subunit yields MGKATGFMDYKREKPNERDPLTRQNDWKEYSAPYTDDVLKKQGARCMDCGTPFCQIGMEIRGGVSGCPIYNLIPEWNDLVYRGRWKEALERLQKTNNFPEFTGRVCPAPCEGSCTVAINDPAVSIKNIERTIIDKGFENGWITPRIPSSRTGKKIAIVGSGPAGLASADQLNQAGHAVTVFERSDRLGGLLTYGIPNMKLDKEVVERRVKLLRQEGIDFVTNTEIGVDVTADELKEQFDAVILCTGAQKQRDLLIEGREAKGIHLAMDYLTLATKSMLDSEFKDKNFIDAKGKDVIVIGGGDTGADCVATALRQKAKSVVQFGKHPKLPDTRVGDNMWPEQPYVFSLDYAYEEAQAKFGEDPRQYSIQTTKIVADKNGKLKELHTIQMEKVKNEHGKFEFHEIPGTEKVWPAQLVFIAIGFEGTEQPLVKHFGVDSKNNRIDAKYGEYTTNVEGVFAAGDARRGQSLIVWAINEGRQVAHEVDRYLMGSSVLPK; encoded by the coding sequence ATGGGCAAAGCAACAGGTTTTATGGATTATAAAAGAGAAAAGCCAAATGAACGTGACCCTCTCACTCGTCAAAATGACTGGAAAGAATATTCAGCTCCTTATACAGATGACGTATTGAAGAAGCAGGGCGCTAGATGTATGGATTGCGGCACACCGTTTTGTCAAATTGGGATGGAGATCAGAGGTGGTGTGTCAGGCTGCCCGATCTACAATTTAATTCCAGAATGGAACGACCTTGTGTATCGCGGGAGATGGAAAGAAGCACTCGAAAGACTGCAAAAAACAAATAACTTCCCTGAATTTACTGGAAGAGTGTGTCCAGCGCCTTGCGAAGGATCATGTACAGTCGCTATCAATGATCCAGCTGTTTCAATTAAAAATATCGAACGCACAATCATTGATAAAGGCTTTGAAAATGGCTGGATCACACCGAGAATTCCTTCAAGCCGTACAGGCAAAAAAATTGCCATTGTCGGCTCAGGACCAGCAGGACTAGCAAGTGCGGATCAATTAAACCAAGCAGGTCATGCCGTTACCGTGTTTGAACGGTCTGACCGCCTTGGCGGACTGCTGACATACGGCATTCCAAACATGAAGCTGGACAAAGAAGTCGTGGAGCGAAGAGTCAAACTGTTGAGACAAGAAGGCATTGACTTTGTGACAAACACGGAAATCGGTGTAGATGTCACTGCCGATGAACTGAAAGAACAGTTTGATGCGGTTATCCTTTGTACAGGTGCACAAAAGCAGCGTGACTTGTTGATTGAAGGCCGGGAAGCTAAAGGGATTCACCTTGCGATGGATTATTTAACCCTCGCAACAAAAAGCATGCTGGATTCAGAATTTAAAGACAAAAACTTTATTGATGCAAAAGGAAAAGACGTTATTGTCATTGGCGGGGGAGATACAGGTGCAGATTGCGTTGCAACTGCCCTTCGCCAAAAAGCAAAAAGTGTTGTTCAGTTCGGGAAGCATCCGAAGCTCCCAGATACACGTGTAGGGGATAACATGTGGCCTGAACAGCCTTACGTCTTCTCACTCGATTATGCTTATGAAGAAGCACAAGCGAAATTCGGGGAAGATCCGCGTCAATATTCCATTCAAACCACAAAAATAGTGGCAGATAAAAATGGAAAATTAAAAGAGCTTCATACCATCCAAATGGAAAAGGTGAAAAACGAACATGGGAAGTTTGAATTTCATGAGATTCCAGGGACAGAAAAAGTATGGCCAGCTCAGCTAGTCTTTATTGCAATTGGTTTTGAGGGAACTGAACAGCCACTTGTGAAACACTTTGGCGTGGACAGCAAAAACAATCGCATTGACGCAAAGTATGGGGAATATACAACAAATGTAGAAGGTGTATTTGCAGCGGGAGATGCAAGACGCGGGCAAAGCTTGATTGTCTGGGCAATTAATGAAGGCAGACAAGTGGCGCATGAGGTAGACCGGTATTTAATGGGGAGTTCGGTTCTGCCAAAATAG
- the nirD gene encoding nitrite reductase small subunit NirD: MTVSVVKVHIGTLSDFPMQLGKTVEAGTLELAVFQTSQQQFKAIENRCPHKGGVLAEGMVSGDYVFCPMHDWKIDLSSGNVQAPDDGCVKTYETLVEGNEVFVLLPS; this comes from the coding sequence ATGACAGTTTCAGTTGTAAAAGTTCACATTGGCACCTTATCAGATTTTCCGATGCAGCTAGGAAAAACAGTTGAAGCAGGTACTCTTGAATTAGCTGTTTTTCAAACCTCTCAACAGCAATTCAAAGCGATTGAAAACCGCTGCCCTCATAAAGGCGGTGTTCTGGCTGAAGGAATGGTAAGCGGAGATTATGTGTTCTGTCCAATGCATGATTGGAAAATCGATCTTTCTTCAGGGAACGTTCAAGCACCAGATGATGGATGCGTTAAAACATATGAAACATTGGTTGAGGGAAATGAGGTCTTTGTTTTATTACCTTCATAA